From Bacillus sp. (in: firmicutes), the proteins below share one genomic window:
- a CDS encoding CPBP family intramembrane metalloprotease, translating to MNKQYVLILITYLAMQFSSFIGIPLIYQIGVGIGVTESDMELLAPSYWIVFSFSITFVLTMIWIRRSERLTRLERETPADLSVTVLWAIIGVFMAFIAQLIAITIESFLGIEQGSENTEMIIQLIETFPLVVLVSSIFGPVLEEIVFRKIIFGTLYNRYSFFISALISSFIFAIAHMELEHLLLYAAMGFTFAFLYVQTKRIIVPIFAHVTMNTLVVLAQLFLER from the coding sequence TTGAATAAACAATATGTGCTTATTCTTATTACGTATTTGGCCATGCAATTTTCTAGCTTTATTGGTATCCCTCTTATATACCAAATTGGTGTCGGAATTGGAGTTACTGAATCCGACATGGAGTTGTTAGCACCTAGTTATTGGATTGTGTTTAGCTTCTCCATTACGTTTGTCTTGACCATGATTTGGATCAGACGAAGCGAACGACTCACTCGCCTCGAGCGAGAAACGCCCGCAGATTTATCAGTTACTGTACTTTGGGCGATTATCGGTGTATTTATGGCCTTTATTGCACAATTAATTGCGATTACCATCGAATCTTTCCTAGGGATTGAGCAAGGGTCGGAAAATACGGAAATGATTATCCAGCTTATTGAAACATTTCCGCTTGTCGTACTTGTCAGTTCAATTTTTGGACCAGTTCTTGAAGAAATCGTCTTTCGAAAAATTATTTTTGGAACACTTTATAATCGGTATTCCTTTTTTATTTCTGCTCTTATTAGTTCCTTCATTTTTGCGATTGCACACATGGAACTGGAGCACTTGTTGTTGTACGCTGCCATGGGATTTACGTTTGCGTTCTTATATGTTCAAACGAAACGAATTATCGTTCCGATTTTTGCTCACGTGACGATGAATACACTTGTCGTTTTGGCTCAATTATTTTTAGAACGATGA
- the groES gene encoding co-chaperone GroES — MLKPLGDRVVIELVESEDKTASGIVLPDTAKEKPQEGKVVAVGTGRVLESGERVAPEVSVGDRIIFSKYAGTEVKYQGTEYLILRESDILAVISE, encoded by the coding sequence TTGTTAAAACCACTAGGTGATCGCGTCGTAATTGAGCTAGTTGAATCTGAAGACAAAACTGCTAGCGGTATCGTTTTACCAGACACAGCAAAAGAAAAGCCACAAGAAGGTAAAGTAGTTGCTGTTGGAACTGGTCGTGTATTAGAAAGTGGTGAGCGTGTAGCTCCAGAAGTATCTGTTGGCGATCGCATCATCTTCTCTAAATATGCTGGTACAGAAGTGAAATACCAAGGTACGGAATACTTAATCCTTCGTGAAAGTGACATTTTAGCTGTTATTAGTGAATAA
- a CDS encoding YdiK family protein translates to MKQTPLFSGIIYAILGTLFTYFAIQNVNNYGWGFFTFFFILLATLDYGSAIRLIAFHFRWKQQQRK, encoded by the coding sequence ATGAAACAAACACCTTTATTTTCAGGGATTATATACGCGATTTTAGGGACATTATTTACGTATTTTGCGATTCAAAACGTTAACAACTATGGCTGGGGCTTTTTTACATTCTTCTTTATCTTGCTTGCTACCCTTGACTACGGCTCAGCCATTCGGTTAATTGCCTTTCATTTTCGCTGGAAACAACAGCAGCGAAAATAG